The Dehalococcoides mccartyi CG5 genome contains the following window.
GAGGGAATAGCCCTTTGGGAACCGAATAATGTCCGCAAAACATTTAACCAGCGTCTCAGGCACTTGTTTTACTTATTTCAGGTACGAAACCAACTGCCTCTTCTGACTGAAATGTCTAGAGTAGATAAAATCAGTCAGACACTACGCAATAAACATGCCCCGGCTATATACTTTCATTTGGCGCTTTTGGCGGTTGACCCCGAATATCAGGGCAACGGAATAGCCGGACATCTGGTACGCCCCATGCTGGACTTTATGAACGAAACCGGTATACCGTGTTATCTGGAAACTCAAAGTTCTCAAAATGTATCCATGTATGAGCATCTGGGTTTCAAACTGCTAGCCAGTCAGGTGATTACAGGTACCAGCCAAACCATATATGGCATGCTGAAAAACCCGGACCGTAAAGTATCCTAAGTATTTGCAGTTCAGCCATTTAAGCCGTAAAACCGGCATACCGAATATATAAAACGTAAAATCAGAATATAAAGAGGGGGCTTTAAAACCCCCTCTTTATATTCTGACCAACAACATGTCTATTTATATATAGTTTGTTCGCGAGAAGGGCCGATACAAACGGCACTCATCTGGCAGCCGATAAGCTTTTCAATGCGGCAAATATAGGCTTTTGCTGCCTCCGGCAGGTCATCGTAATTTCTAACTTCTTTGGTAGAACAAAGCCAGCCGGGCATCTCCTCATAAATAGGCTTGCATTTGGCAAGCTCACCCGAATTTGCAGGGAAATATTTTATTATCTTGCCATTAAGCTCATAAGCCGTACAAATAGATATTTTGGGCAGAATATCCATAATATCCAAACGGGTCATTATGGCGGTAGTCATACCGTTTATCTGGCAGCTGAACCGCCCTGCCACCGCATCAAACCAACCTATCCGTCTGGGACGCCCTGTAGTTGTACCATATTCATGGGCTTCATTACGTATGGTATCTCCTGTTTTATCCAGAAGCTCGGTGGGCATTGGGCCTCCGCCAACTCTGGTACTATAAGCTTTGAAAACACCCAGTGTGGCACTGACTGAAGCCGGTCCGATACCTATCCCCAAACAACCGCCAGCCGCCAAAGGCGAACTGGAAGTTCCGTAAGGGTAAGTACCGAAATCAGGGTCAAGCAAAGCTCCCTGAGCGCCTTCCATTATTATCTTTTTGTCTTGGCTGATAGCCTCTTCAATAATATGGGTAGTTTCTCTTATATTAGGGGCTAGTTCTTTACCCCATTTAAGGCAGGTTTCATAAATCTCATCCAGAGAAATGGGGGCCGCATCATAGACTTTGGTAAGTATCTGGTTTTTGCACTCCAGCACATACTCCAGCCGTTCACGCAGGTACTCAGGCAACAGCAAATCACCCACCCGTATGCCCATACGGGCATATTTATCCACGAAGGCAGGCCCTATGCCCCTTCGGGTAGTCCCCAGTGATTTATTGCCTCTGGCCTCTTCTTCAAGCCCGTCTAGTAGTATATGGTAGGGCAAAACCAGATGCGCACGGTCACTGATAAAAACGTTGCTCACATTTACACCGCGGCTGATAAGCTCATTGCGTTCGCGGATAAATACATCAGGGTTTATAACCACCCCGTTACCGATAATGCATTTTACACCGGGATAAAAAACACCTGAAGGAATGATATGAAGTTTAAACTCACCCATAGGGTTTATAACAGTATGACCGGCATTATCACCGCCGGAAAAGCGTACTACGTAATCAGCCTCCTGGGCCAGCATATCTACAACTTTACCCTTACCTTCATCTCCCCACTGTCCACCAACTATTGCTGTAACAGGCATAACTCCCCCAATTTCGGCTTTAAACATATTTTATCCCCTCACCCAACTACTAGTTGCCGAGGGGAAACCGATAAAGTTTAACAGATTAGGCTGATAAAGTCACTATCATTTGGTCTGTCGGTAAACATTTGCAAGCCGTTGAATAACAGTTATCAAACTGAGAACACTTACCAAGACCAATACTGGAACGAGTATATTCAGCATCATGCCTATAGCCAGTGCAACCACCCGTTCAGGTCTGGTAAAAAATCCTTCTTTTCCTTCAAGCCCCATGGCTTCGGCTCTAGCCCGTATATAACTGACCAGCAAAGAAAGTGTGAGGGTAATTACCGCCAGCACTACCTCAGTTGTCTGCCCGTTTTGGGAATAAAAAGCGCATACCCCGATAAGAATTGCAGCTTCCGAGACCCTGTCTAAAGTAGAATCAAGCACTGCCCCGAAGCGGGTAACCCTGCCGGTCCGGCGGGCAAGTGCCCCGTCCAGCATGTCAAATACACCTGCCAGCAACATAACTATTCCCGCTAAAAGCAGGTTCCCATTAACTATGATTACAGCCGCCACCAGAGTAATAACAAAACCGATTATCGTAACCATATTTGGGGTAAGACCGGTTTTAGCTAAAAGATTTATGACGGGGTTTGTAATTTTAAGGGCAATTTCTTTACGCCAACTTGCCATACCAGACATTTTATTCAGACTCTTTTCTGCCCTGACCTAAAGGCAATAGTCTAACTATTTACCTTCCGGCCCGTGGTGATTTTTACTTAACACCAAATGGTAGTACTCTTCTACTTTTTTAGCAACCCTTTTCCAGCTATATTGCTGGACTGTCTTTAATCCTTCGGCACTCAGCTCAGATCGCATATCAGGGTGGGTTATGAGTTTTATCAAGGTTTTTGCCAGTTCATCAGCATTTTTAGGAGGAACGAAAAGCCCCTCTTTGTTATCCGTCAGCACACACTGGTATCCTTCAATTCGCGAAGCAACAATAGGCACGCCCAAAGCCATAGCCTCCAAAAGTACAATGCCGAAACTTTCCTGACCGGTAGCCGGAGAACAGTAAATATGGGCTGTCTTATAGTAACGCGGTAAATCATGACAGGAAACCCCGCCTACAAATACCACATCAGAAAGTCCGTGTCTTTTTACCATATTGCGATAATGGCTAATTTGCCGGGGTGTACCCGGCCCTACTATCAGAAGCCTTGTCTGGGGGCACAGGGGCTTAATCTGGGCGTAAGCATCAATAAGATAGCCCAATCCCTTGCGGCTTTCCATTCGCCCCACAAAAAGGATATTAAGCTTGTCATCTATATATTCTGAAAAAGGCTGCACTTCTGTATGGTATAAATCCAGATCTATACCGTTTGGCACAATGGTATATTCACCGGGTATATATTTGGAGGCAAAACGCAAAGCCGCATTTGAAACCGCCATATGACCATGAAGGTTTCGTCTCCGCCGCCGCAGGAAGATTCGGGTAAAAGGCCACCCCAGATTATAACCGGGTTTCCCCTGACTGGCATGGAAGGTAGCCACATTACAGGTTTTGGAGAATCTGAGCATAGCACTGCATAGCATTATCATAAATGGCTCATGCAGATGGATAACATCAAACTTTTCTTCGGCCAGAACTCTCTTTATGCGGTTTTTTAGATTGACCGAAAGGCTGATACGAACAACTGTTCCAGAGGTAGCTAAGGGGCGGGGCTTGCCGACTTGAATAAAATCCGTGCCGTATTCCGCCAGAGACTTTGATGCTGGGGCAATGATGCGAACATCATGCCCCAGCATTTTAAGTTCTTTATAAAGCGAGTTAACGTGGTTAACTACGCCACCCGGATAAGCAAAATCATAAGGACATACTAAAGCTATTTTCACTGTTAACCGCCAACTAACCTATAGTATCACTAAGGAAGTTCGGGTTATTTCTCTGCCTTCTTCTCAAGCCCC
Protein-coding sequences here:
- a CDS encoding adenylosuccinate synthase yields the protein MPVTAIVGGQWGDEGKGKVVDMLAQEADYVVRFSGGDNAGHTVINPMGEFKLHIIPSGVFYPGVKCIIGNGVVINPDVFIRERNELISRGVNVSNVFISDRAHLVLPYHILLDGLEEEARGNKSLGTTRRGIGPAFVDKYARMGIRVGDLLLPEYLRERLEYVLECKNQILTKVYDAAPISLDEIYETCLKWGKELAPNIRETTHIIEEAISQDKKIIMEGAQGALLDPDFGTYPYGTSSSPLAAGGCLGIGIGPASVSATLGVFKAYSTRVGGGPMPTELLDKTGDTIRNEAHEYGTTTGRPRRIGWFDAVAGRFSCQINGMTTAIMTRLDIMDILPKISICTAYELNGKIIKYFPANSGELAKCKPIYEEMPGWLCSTKEVRNYDDLPEAAKAYICRIEKLIGCQMSAVCIGPSREQTIYK
- a CDS encoding CDP-alcohol phosphatidyltransferase family protein; this encodes MSGMASWRKEIALKITNPVINLLAKTGLTPNMVTIIGFVITLVAAVIIVNGNLLLAGIVMLLAGVFDMLDGALARRTGRVTRFGAVLDSTLDRVSEAAILIGVCAFYSQNGQTTEVVLAVITLTLSLLVSYIRARAEAMGLEGKEGFFTRPERVVALAIGMMLNILVPVLVLVSVLSLITVIQRLANVYRQTK
- a CDS encoding GNAT family N-acetyltransferase, which produces MEEIPLQYLYKLNKSDIPKAAGVCARAFHDDPVMQEISKEEARIDALYQIFEYILKTGMDSGQAYASSANLEGIALWEPNNVRKTFNQRLRHLFYLFQVRNQLPLLTEMSRVDKISQTLRNKHAPAIYFHLALLAVDPEYQGNGIAGHLVRPMLDFMNETGIPCYLETQSSQNVSMYEHLGFKLLASQVITGTSQTIYGMLKNPDRKVS
- a CDS encoding glycosyltransferase family 4 protein gives rise to the protein MKIALVCPYDFAYPGGVVNHVNSLYKELKMLGHDVRIIAPASKSLAEYGTDFIQVGKPRPLATSGTVVRISLSVNLKNRIKRVLAEEKFDVIHLHEPFMIMLCSAMLRFSKTCNVATFHASQGKPGYNLGWPFTRIFLRRRRRNLHGHMAVSNAALRFASKYIPGEYTIVPNGIDLDLYHTEVQPFSEYIDDKLNILFVGRMESRKGLGYLIDAYAQIKPLCPQTRLLIVGPGTPRQISHYRNMVKRHGLSDVVFVGGVSCHDLPRYYKTAHIYCSPATGQESFGIVLLEAMALGVPIVASRIEGYQCVLTDNKEGLFVPPKNADELAKTLIKLITHPDMRSELSAEGLKTVQQYSWKRVAKKVEEYYHLVLSKNHHGPEGK